In Devosia sp. XK-2, one DNA window encodes the following:
- the miaA gene encoding tRNA (adenosine(37)-N6)-dimethylallyltransferase MiaA — protein sequence MGQRRAVLIAGPTASGKSALALKRARASGGVIVNADAMQVYDTLRVVTARPDGDDDALAEHRLYGTVPASERFSTGQWVRAAGQVIGATDPERELIFVGGTGLYFEALTNGFADVPEVPPELTLQVQQEIQVLEERARMALLAAEDPETARRLKVADPQRVTRAIAVKRATGRALSSFQDDQQPGLLEGWAIERMVLSPDREVLRERIARRFETMFASGAVEEVEALRALDLDPSLPVMKAIGVREISDWMDGMHSREEAIALATIATHQYAKRQRTWFRNRMGDWPRLGLEGQSL from the coding sequence ATGGGCCAAAGGCGCGCTGTGCTGATAGCGGGTCCGACTGCCAGCGGCAAGTCGGCGCTGGCGCTCAAGCGTGCGCGGGCCAGCGGCGGCGTTATAGTCAATGCCGATGCCATGCAGGTCTATGACACATTGCGTGTCGTCACTGCGCGCCCCGACGGCGACGACGACGCGTTGGCGGAACACCGCCTTTATGGCACGGTTCCAGCTTCGGAGCGGTTTTCGACCGGCCAATGGGTGCGTGCCGCCGGTCAAGTCATTGGCGCGACCGACCCTGAGCGCGAGTTGATTTTTGTTGGTGGCACGGGGCTTTACTTTGAAGCGCTGACAAATGGATTCGCCGATGTACCAGAGGTTCCGCCGGAACTGACACTTCAAGTTCAGCAAGAGATTCAAGTGCTCGAAGAGCGCGCACGTATGGCTTTGCTGGCGGCGGAGGATCCCGAAACCGCCCGGCGGCTGAAGGTGGCTGATCCGCAACGGGTGACGCGGGCCATCGCGGTCAAACGGGCGACTGGACGGGCCCTGTCGAGTTTTCAGGACGATCAGCAGCCGGGCCTTCTGGAAGGCTGGGCAATCGAGCGCATGGTTCTCTCGCCGGACCGCGAGGTGCTGCGCGAGCGGATCGCCCGGCGCTTCGAAACCATGTTTGCCAGTGGGGCGGTGGAGGAGGTCGAGGCGCTTCGGGCGCTGGACCTCGATCCGTCGCTGCCGGTGATGAAGGCCATTGGCGTGCGCGAAATATCGGACTGGATGGACGGGATGCATAGCCGCGAGGAAGCGATTGCGCTGGCGACCATCGCGACGCATCAATATGCCAAGCGCCAGCGCACCTGGTTCCGCAACCGCATGGGAGATTGGCCTCGGCTCGGGCTCGAGGGTCAGTCGCTCTAG
- the serB gene encoding phosphoserine phosphatase SerB, producing the protein MPVLSLIANPADPELSASLAQAVVAQTGGELNWLNHGVACDILEPTAPDALEVARDIIGTTAVDANVVPSQGRRKLLLVADMDSTMIEQECIDELAAALNLKPQVAEITEKAMRGELDFAQALDTRVALLKGLERKVIEEVRREAITLAPGGRALVQTMKAYGAYTSLVSGGFTFFADYFAKRIGFDEAIANVLEFDGERLTGTVSKPIVDKNTKRERLLELVHERNLNASQTMAVGDGANDLDMLGVAGFGVALHAKPAVAQAAGIRIDHGDLTALLYLQGYADDEFVR; encoded by the coding sequence ATGCCGGTTCTTTCTCTCATCGCCAATCCTGCCGATCCTGAACTGAGCGCGTCTCTGGCGCAGGCTGTGGTGGCCCAAACCGGCGGAGAACTCAACTGGCTAAACCACGGCGTGGCCTGCGACATTCTCGAACCGACCGCGCCTGACGCCCTCGAAGTGGCGCGGGACATCATCGGGACCACGGCCGTTGACGCCAATGTGGTGCCCAGCCAAGGCCGGCGCAAGCTGCTGCTGGTGGCCGATATGGACTCCACCATGATCGAGCAGGAATGCATCGACGAGCTTGCCGCAGCCCTCAACCTCAAGCCGCAAGTGGCTGAAATTACTGAGAAAGCCATGCGCGGCGAACTGGATTTTGCGCAGGCGCTGGATACCAGGGTGGCGCTGCTCAAGGGGTTGGAGCGCAAGGTGATCGAAGAAGTGCGCCGCGAGGCGATCACGCTTGCGCCGGGGGGGCGGGCGCTGGTGCAAACCATGAAGGCCTATGGCGCCTACACGTCCTTAGTGTCTGGTGGATTTACCTTTTTTGCCGACTACTTCGCCAAGCGCATCGGCTTTGACGAGGCCATTGCCAATGTCCTGGAGTTCGATGGCGAGCGCCTGACCGGCACGGTGAGCAAGCCCATTGTTGACAAGAATACCAAGCGTGAGCGGCTCCTGGAGCTCGTTCATGAACGGAACCTGAATGCCAGCCAAACTATGGCGGTGGGCGACGGCGCCAACGATCTCGACATGCTCGGCGTCGCCGGTTTCGGCGTGGCCCTGCATGCCAAGCCTGCCGTCGCCCAGGCCGCTGGCATCCGCATCGATCACGGCGACCTGACCGCCCTGCTCTACCTGCAGGGCTATGCTGATGACGAGTTCGTCCGATAG
- a CDS encoding protease modulator HflC, producing MTNRLFIIGAVVVAALYVLFSSIYIVNEREQAIVTRFGQITDIRSEPGLYFKIPTDFVDSVQIIEDRLLRYDIANMRVQVSGNAFYQVDAFLTYRISNARLFRERATGQLSVAEARIGASLDAALRQVYGLREFSDALSDQRAQMMQETRELIRSDLAELGLDIVDVRILRTDLDSEVSATTFERMRAERLAEAALLRARGQEQAQSLRAIADRQAIEIVAAATRDAEIIRGQGDAERNRIFAAAFGQDPEFFEFYRSMQSYRAALGDTGTTMVLSPESAFFRYFGSNGEIPAASTTFGTPLPPQSLPQSVTDRNEQALDGKGIEETAAPTMQLEDGSQLEPTIGTELPPPAEETAPATAQ from the coding sequence ATGACCAATCGTCTTTTCATCATTGGTGCGGTCGTCGTGGCTGCTCTCTATGTCCTGTTCTCCTCGATCTACATCGTCAACGAGCGCGAGCAGGCCATCGTCACCCGCTTTGGCCAGATTACCGACATTCGCAGCGAACCCGGTCTCTACTTCAAGATTCCGACCGATTTCGTGGACAGTGTGCAGATCATCGAAGATCGGCTGCTGCGCTATGACATCGCCAATATGCGCGTTCAGGTCTCAGGCAACGCCTTCTATCAGGTCGATGCTTTCCTGACCTATCGCATCTCCAATGCCCGGCTGTTCCGTGAGCGTGCAACCGGCCAATTGTCGGTAGCTGAGGCCCGTATTGGCGCAAGCCTGGATGCCGCCCTGCGGCAGGTCTACGGTCTGCGTGAATTCAGCGACGCCCTGTCCGATCAGCGCGCCCAGATGATGCAGGAGACCCGCGAACTCATCCGGTCCGATCTGGCCGAACTTGGGCTCGATATTGTGGATGTCCGCATTCTGCGGACTGACCTCGATTCAGAAGTCTCTGCCACGACCTTCGAGCGTATGCGTGCCGAGCGTCTGGCCGAGGCTGCGCTGCTGCGTGCCCGCGGTCAGGAACAGGCGCAAAGTCTGCGCGCTATCGCTGATCGTCAGGCCATCGAAATCGTGGCGGCGGCGACCCGCGACGCGGAAATCATCCGTGGTCAGGGCGACGCCGAACGGAACCGCATCTTTGCCGCTGCGTTCGGTCAGGATCCCGAGTTCTTCGAGTTCTACCGGTCGATGCAGTCCTATCGTGCGGCCTTGGGCGATACCGGCACCACCATGGTGTTGTCGCCGGAGAGTGCGTTCTTCCGCTATTTCGGTTCGAACGGCGAAATTCCTGCCGCTAGCACAACCTTTGGAACGCCGCTGCCGCCTCAGTCCTTGCCCCAGAGCGTAACGGACCGAAACGAGCAGGCGCTGGACGGCAAGGGCATCGAGGAGACCGCGGCGCCGACCATGCAGTTGGAAGACGGATCGCAACTGGAGCCGACCATAGGCACCGAGCTTCCGCCTCCGGCCGAAGAAACCGCGCCGGCGACCGCCCAATAG
- the hflK gene encoding FtsH protease activity modulator HflK encodes MPWENNGGGGGRNNGGPWGQAPGGGGGGPRRPGGNTPNLEDILNRGRAQFGGGLPGGRWLLVGAFLAVAAFWGVNSIYQINPQEVGVELRFGKPKPDLSGQGLHFMLWPIDTVERVVTTVNQTQIGVGSGSRASVSDGLMLSGDQNIVNVQFSVFWYISEPIDYLFNVRDQESMIRYAAESAMREVVGRRPAQEVYSDDRAGIQENVLRITQNTLQNYGLGVTVSQVLIENASPPSEVIDAFNEVQRARQDETRLQEDARSYANTLLGDARGRAAALREEAAGYTNRVVQEATGEAERFNSIYAEYVNAPDVTRTRLFLETMEEVLGGSEKVIIENGTQGSGVVPYLPLPELRSRASGSTGN; translated from the coding sequence ATGCCTTGGGAGAACAATGGTGGCGGAGGCGGCCGCAATAATGGCGGTCCCTGGGGCCAGGCGCCGGGTGGAGGCGGCGGCGGTCCACGCCGTCCGGGCGGTAACACTCCCAACCTCGAAGATATCCTGAACCGCGGGCGCGCCCAATTCGGCGGCGGTCTGCCGGGCGGCCGTTGGCTGCTGGTTGGTGCCTTTCTGGCCGTTGCGGCGTTCTGGGGCGTAAATTCGATCTATCAGATCAATCCTCAGGAAGTAGGTGTTGAGCTGCGTTTCGGCAAGCCCAAGCCCGACCTGTCGGGACAGGGCCTGCATTTCATGCTGTGGCCGATCGATACGGTCGAGCGCGTGGTCACAACTGTCAACCAGACCCAGATCGGCGTGGGCAGCGGCTCCCGGGCCAGTGTCAGCGATGGGTTGATGCTTTCGGGCGACCAGAACATCGTCAATGTGCAGTTCTCGGTCTTCTGGTATATCAGCGAGCCGATCGACTATCTGTTCAATGTGCGCGATCAGGAATCCATGATCCGCTATGCGGCCGAAAGCGCTATGCGCGAAGTGGTTGGCCGCCGTCCGGCGCAGGAAGTCTATTCGGACGATCGCGCCGGCATTCAGGAAAACGTGCTGCGCATTACCCAGAATACGCTGCAGAATTACGGCCTGGGCGTCACGGTCAGCCAGGTGTTGATCGAAAATGCCAGCCCGCCGTCCGAGGTGATTGACGCCTTCAACGAAGTGCAGCGTGCCCGCCAGGACGAGACCCGCCTGCAGGAAGACGCGCGTTCCTATGCCAACACCCTTCTGGGTGATGCCCGTGGTCGTGCGGCGGCCCTTCGTGAAGAGGCTGCCGGTTACACCAATCGCGTGGTTCAGGAAGCGACCGGTGAGGCGGAGCGTTTCAACTCGATCTACGCCGAATACGTCAATGCGCCGGATGTGACACGCACGCGCCTCTTCCTTGAAACCATGGAGGAAGTGCTGGGCGGGTCTGAGAAGGTGATCATAGAGAACGGAACGCAGGGATCGGGCGTCGTGCCCTATCTACCGCTGCCTGAACTGCGCTCGCGCGCCTCTGGCTCGACGGGGAACTGA
- a CDS encoding dihydrofolate reductase produces MIITSLIAAVARNNVIGADQSIPWRIPSDFAWFKQTTMGKPMVMGRKQFETFPKPLPGRPHIVVTRRHDYQPEGVLVRHSLPEALAAARRLAEASEQNEIMVIGGGDIYAQAMPLADRLYISHVDLTPEGDVHFPAIDPGIWRVVDEPDVPRSDKDPAAYAIRVYERIHGTAH; encoded by the coding sequence ATGATCATCACCTCCCTCATTGCCGCCGTTGCCCGCAACAATGTCATTGGTGCGGACCAGTCCATTCCCTGGCGCATTCCGTCTGACTTTGCCTGGTTCAAACAGACTACTATGGGCAAGCCCATGGTGATGGGACGCAAGCAGTTCGAGACGTTTCCTAAGCCGCTGCCGGGGCGCCCCCATATTGTGGTGACGCGCCGGCATGACTATCAGCCCGAGGGTGTGCTGGTGCGCCATAGCCTGCCCGAAGCGCTGGCGGCAGCGCGGCGGCTGGCCGAAGCCAGCGAACAGAACGAAATCATGGTCATCGGGGGTGGCGACATTTACGCGCAGGCCATGCCCCTGGCAGACCGGCTCTATATCAGCCATGTCGACCTCACGCCGGAGGGCGATGTGCATTTTCCGGCCATTGATCCGGGCATTTGGCGGGTTGTCGATGAGCCGGATGTGCCTCGCTCAGACAAGGACCCGGCTGCTTATGCGATAAGGGTTTACGAACGCATTCACGGGACCGCGCATTGA
- a CDS encoding GNAT family N-acetyltransferase, whose translation MAAIYPSLAIRPATQADASLIVDFIRRLAAYEKLEHEAKASEADIVRDLFGPEPKVFCEIAEWEGEAVGFALWFYTYSTFQGRHGIWLEDLFVDPAVRGKGIGKALLVHLAQRCVKEGLGRFEWWVLDWNEPSIDFYKSQGGVMQDEWTKVRVDGEALVRLGGEG comes from the coding sequence ATGGCCGCAATTTACCCATCCCTCGCCATCCGCCCGGCCACACAAGCTGACGCTTCCCTTATCGTCGATTTCATTCGCAGGCTTGCTGCCTATGAAAAGCTGGAGCATGAGGCCAAGGCGAGTGAGGCCGATATCGTCCGCGACCTGTTCGGACCCGAACCCAAAGTGTTCTGCGAAATCGCCGAATGGGAGGGCGAGGCGGTGGGCTTTGCGCTCTGGTTTTATACCTATTCGACCTTTCAGGGCCGGCACGGCATCTGGCTCGAAGACCTCTTTGTCGATCCGGCCGTGCGCGGCAAAGGCATCGGCAAGGCCCTGCTGGTCCATCTGGCGCAACGCTGCGTCAAGGAAGGGCTGGGCCGGTTTGAATGGTGGGTGCTCGACTGGAACGAACCGAGCATCGACTTCTACAAAAGCCAGGGCGGCGTCATGCAGGACGAATGGACCAAGGTGCGGGTCGATGGCGAGGCGTTGGTGAGACTGGGTGGCGAAGGCTAG
- a CDS encoding DUF4424 domain-containing protein, with product MRTFVSTLMVLAAAPALANDTAAVLTTGGLEFVSHGEIAMESEDLFISKDEIRVVYTFRNDSDQDHDLLVAFPMPDIVPDHFSPVAFPMGPADNLFEFETTFNGAPIAAELHEYAYAAGVDRTKLLEKLDIPIVPISQAAIDAVDALDEETIGQLLHLGMAVPDQFDAGEGWETHHWPNWTYRATYTWEATFPANETVVVEHRYKPSVGGTTGVALLSGPYEDGYDPAAEYRQKYCTDESFVAAVRKTLTDPDEPWSAPFTESWISYILTTGGNWAGGGIETFRLVVDKGSTDNLVSFCGEGVRKIGPTTFEMVKENFWPQEELNILILERQDWQ from the coding sequence ATGAGGACATTCGTTTCGACACTAATGGTGCTGGCGGCCGCGCCGGCCCTGGCCAATGACACCGCCGCGGTGTTGACCACGGGCGGGCTGGAATTTGTCTCGCATGGCGAAATCGCCATGGAGAGCGAGGACCTGTTCATTTCGAAGGACGAGATCCGCGTGGTCTATACCTTCCGCAATGACAGCGACCAGGACCACGATCTCCTGGTGGCCTTTCCCATGCCCGATATCGTGCCGGACCATTTTTCGCCAGTGGCCTTCCCGATGGGGCCGGCAGACAATCTGTTCGAGTTCGAAACCACGTTCAATGGCGCACCGATAGCGGCAGAGCTGCATGAATATGCCTATGCGGCCGGCGTGGACCGCACCAAGCTTCTGGAAAAGCTCGATATTCCCATCGTGCCCATCAGTCAGGCGGCCATCGATGCGGTCGATGCGCTGGACGAAGAGACCATTGGCCAATTGCTGCATCTGGGCATGGCGGTGCCGGACCAGTTCGATGCCGGAGAGGGCTGGGAAACGCATCATTGGCCCAACTGGACCTATCGGGCGACCTATACCTGGGAAGCGACATTCCCGGCCAATGAGACGGTTGTGGTGGAGCATCGCTACAAGCCCAGTGTCGGCGGCACAACGGGCGTGGCTTTGCTCTCGGGCCCCTACGAGGACGGCTATGATCCGGCGGCCGAATACCGGCAGAAATATTGTACCGATGAGAGCTTTGTGGCGGCCGTGCGCAAGACATTGACCGATCCGGACGAGCCCTGGAGCGCCCCGTTCACCGAGAGCTGGATTTCCTACATCCTGACCACGGGCGGCAATTGGGCCGGCGGCGGCATCGAGACATTCCGCCTGGTGGTGGACAAGGGCAGCACCGATAATCTGGTCTCGTTCTGCGGGGAAGGGGTCCGCAAGATCGGGCCGACGACCTTCGAGATGGTCAAGGAGAACTTCTGGCCGCAGGAGGAATTGAATATTCTCATCCTGGAGCGGCAGGACTGGCAGTAG
- a CDS encoding MazG nucleotide pyrophosphohydrolase domain-containing protein — protein MSRSLAELTELVSEVSDTYASRNDIARDDDWYLLKVQEELGELAAEYLKATGRGRLKGADAPTVRQALEDETADLVAMVLLFARNNGIDLDAALERKWFKYLGRSPTV, from the coding sequence ATGAGCCGCTCGCTAGCCGAACTGACGGAACTGGTGTCGGAGGTGTCCGACACCTACGCGTCGCGCAATGACATTGCCCGCGATGACGACTGGTATCTGCTCAAGGTTCAGGAAGAGCTTGGGGAACTGGCGGCCGAATATCTCAAGGCAACGGGGCGCGGCCGCTTGAAGGGCGCCGATGCGCCGACCGTCCGGCAGGCATTGGAGGACGAGACGGCCGACCTTGTGGCCATGGTGCTGCTTTTTGCACGCAACAATGGCATCGACCTCGATGCGGCGCTGGAGCGCAAATGGTTCAAATATCTCGGACGTTCACCGACGGTTTGA
- a CDS encoding thymidylate synthase encodes MQSYLKLLSDILETGTDKSDRTGTGTRSLFGYQMRFDLSKGFPLVTTKKLHLKSIIYELLWFIRGETNVRWLQERGVSIWDEWADENGDLGPVYGSQWRSWPAPDGRKIDQLQNVIEQIRTKPDSRRHIVSAWNPAEVDNMALPPCHALFQFYVANGRLSCQLYQRSADAFLGVPFNIASYALLTHMVAQVCDLDVGDFVHTLGDAHLYNNHFEQARLQLSREPKPLPKLVMNPERKRLEDFVFEDFAFEGYDPHPRIAAPIAV; translated from the coding sequence ATGCAATCCTATCTCAAGCTCCTGTCCGACATTCTCGAAACCGGAACCGACAAGTCCGACCGCACCGGCACCGGTACGCGCTCGCTGTTCGGCTATCAGATGCGCTTCGATCTCTCGAAGGGCTTCCCTCTGGTCACCACCAAGAAGCTGCACCTGAAGTCGATTATTTACGAACTGCTCTGGTTCATTCGCGGCGAGACCAATGTGCGCTGGTTGCAGGAGCGGGGCGTCAGCATCTGGGATGAATGGGCCGACGAAAACGGCGATCTGGGGCCGGTCTATGGTTCGCAATGGCGGAGCTGGCCGGCGCCGGACGGCCGCAAGATCGACCAGTTGCAGAATGTCATCGAGCAGATCAGGACCAAGCCCGATAGCCGCCGGCATATCGTCTCGGCCTGGAACCCGGCGGAAGTGGACAATATGGCCCTGCCGCCCTGCCACGCCCTGTTCCAGTTCTATGTCGCCAATGGCCGGTTGAGCTGCCAGCTTTACCAGCGATCCGCCGATGCATTTCTCGGCGTGCCGTTCAATATCGCCTCTTATGCGCTCCTGACCCATATGGTGGCGCAGGTCTGCGACCTCGATGTGGGCGATTTCGTCCACACGCTGGGCGATGCGCATCTTTACAACAATCACTTCGAGCAGGCCCGGCTTCAGCTGTCCCGCGAACCGAAGCCGCTGCCGAAACTGGTGATGAATCCCGAGCGCAAGCGGCTGGAAGATTTCGTCTTCGAGGACTTTGCCTTTGAAGGCTATGATCCCCATCCGCGCATTGCCGCGCCCATTGCCGTATGA
- a CDS encoding YdeI/OmpD-associated family protein has protein sequence MGRPKTDLDHNILGSPIPSKLVRPLQPMPDFVRAALDERELRERYDARPDYQRNDYLMWINKAKREDTKRKRLSQMLEELEAGGVYMRMKWNG, from the coding sequence ATGGGCAGACCCAAGACCGATCTCGACCACAATATTCTGGGCTCGCCCATCCCGAGCAAGCTGGTCCGTCCACTCCAGCCCATGCCGGACTTCGTCCGCGCCGCGCTGGACGAGCGGGAGCTGCGCGAAAGATATGATGCGCGGCCGGACTATCAGCGCAACGACTATCTGATGTGGATCAACAAGGCCAAGCGCGAGGATACCAAGCGCAAGCGGCTCAGCCAGATGCTCGAGGAGTTGGAAGCGGGCGGCGTCTATATGCGCATGAAATGGAACGGCTAG
- a CDS encoding thermonuclease family protein gives MVSAKGDRHMGVIRQSYGRGGTRRRTVRRRRNRVLEMGQLLAVALAAIALGGAVTRMVDEGRLTDWLLGAAPAAASVAPEVYSRHFAICSSAKRDTCIVDGDTFWLDGTKIRIADINTPEISSPQCAREAQLGRQATSRLAQLLNAGPFSLAPADRDEDRYGRKLRIVERDGRSVGAQLVAEGLAHEWQGARRGWC, from the coding sequence ATGGTGTCGGCCAAAGGGGACCGGCATATGGGCGTGATACGGCAGAGCTATGGGCGTGGCGGCACAAGACGGCGGACCGTCAGGAGACGGCGCAATCGCGTGCTGGAGATGGGGCAGCTTCTCGCCGTTGCCCTTGCGGCAATCGCGCTGGGCGGCGCCGTGACCCGCATGGTCGACGAGGGCCGGCTGACCGATTGGTTGCTGGGTGCAGCACCGGCCGCGGCGTCCGTCGCCCCCGAGGTCTATTCGCGCCACTTTGCCATCTGCTCGAGTGCCAAACGCGACACGTGCATTGTCGATGGCGACACGTTCTGGCTCGATGGCACCAAGATCCGTATCGCCGATATCAACACGCCCGAGATTTCTTCGCCGCAATGCGCGCGGGAGGCGCAATTGGGCCGGCAGGCTACCAGCCGCCTGGCGCAATTGCTCAATGCCGGGCCGTTCAGTCTTGCGCCGGCCGATCGCGACGAGGACCGGTATGGGCGCAAACTCAGAATCGTCGAGCGGGACGGACGCTCGGTGGGCGCGCAATTGGTGGCCGAGGGCCTGGCACATGAATGGCAAGGCGCCCGGCGCGGCTGGTGCTGA
- a CDS encoding SspB family protein: protein MAEDHMRYDILAQEALRGVVRKVLAEVSRTGLPGDHHFFISFATRAPGTRISEELLKQYDKEMTIVLQNQYWDLKVTESAFEVGLSFNGQPEMLHIPFAAIKSFFDPSVQFALQFDPATAPDEREADEASADAATEAASGDNASSETSGEKVVSLDAFRKKP from the coding sequence ATGGCCGAAGACCACATGCGATACGACATTCTCGCTCAGGAAGCCCTGCGCGGCGTCGTGCGCAAGGTATTGGCGGAAGTCTCCCGGACCGGACTGCCAGGTGACCACCACTTCTTCATTTCCTTTGCGACCCGCGCGCCCGGCACGCGGATCAGTGAAGAACTGCTCAAGCAGTACGACAAGGAAATGACCATCGTGCTGCAGAACCAGTATTGGGACCTCAAGGTCACCGAAAGCGCCTTCGAGGTCGGCCTGAGCTTCAATGGCCAGCCAGAAATGCTGCACATCCCCTTTGCGGCCATCAAGAGCTTCTTCGATCCTTCCGTGCAATTCGCCCTGCAATTTGATCCGGCCACGGCGCCTGACGAACGCGAAGCCGATGAAGCCAGCGCTGACGCGGCCACCGAAGCCGCCTCGGGCGACAATGCCTCGAGCGAAACCAGCGGCGAAAAGGTCGTCAGCCTCGACGCCTTCCGCAAGAAGCCCTGA
- a CDS encoding ribbon-helix-helix domain-containing protein — translation MEKRSFSIAGHRTSIALEPDFWRGLEAMASSRDLSLAGLVREIDESRDTTNLSSAVRLAVLAWYRDGGATAPE, via the coding sequence ATGGAAAAGCGTTCCTTCTCCATAGCCGGACACCGCACATCGATCGCCTTGGAGCCCGATTTCTGGCGCGGGCTTGAGGCCATGGCCTCAAGCCGTGACCTGAGCCTTGCGGGCCTGGTGCGCGAAATCGACGAAAGCCGGGACACCACCAACCTCTCCTCCGCCGTGCGGCTGGCCGTCCTGGCCTGGTACAGGGATGGCGGTGCTACTGCCCCGGAATAA